In Terriglobus aquaticus, the genomic window CGCAGCGGGCCGGCCAGACCGCCGCGTCCGGCAACGCGGAGACAGTGCGCGAGTACCTCACCTGCTTGCGGGTGGAGCGCGGTCTGCGCCCCCTCACCTGCGAAAGCTACGCGAAAGACCTGGAGCAGTTCAGCGAATTCCTCGAGTCCCGCCATCGTCTGCTGCTCACGGCGCAGCACGAAGACGTCGCCGGCTGGATGGAGCACCTGCGCACCCATGACCGCACTGACCGATCTATCGCTCGCAAGCTGAGCTGCCTTCGTGGCCTGTACAAATGGGCCCTGCTCGATCGGCGCATCACACACGATCCCACGCTGCACGTCGAAGCTCCCTCTACCTGGAAAGTGCTGCCCAAAGCTCTAAGCCAGCCCGACATGGCATCGCTCCTGTCCGTGGCGGAGGTCAACGCCAACCATCCCGCAGCCTCTTCGCTTGTCCTGCGCGACCACGCCATCCTTGAAGTTCTGTACGCGGGCGGTCTGCGTGTGGGCGAGATCGTCAGCTTGCGCGTGGAAGACCTCCAACTAGATAGCGGCCGGGCGCACGTCCGCGGCAAGGGCGACAAGGAACGCATCGTCCCACTCGGCACTAAGGCCATCGTCTCACTGCGCATCTACCTGGAGCGTGGCCGACCCACCCTCGTAGGCCGCGGTGTGCAACGGGCTCTCTTTCTTTCGCACACCGGCCGCCCACTCACCAATGCGTGGGTCTGGCGCATCGTCAAGCGCCACAACAGCACCGCCAGCCCGCACAAGCTGCGCCACAGTTGCGCCACCCACATGGTGGAGCACGGCGCCGATCTGCGCACCGTGCAGACCCTGCTGGGCCACGCCGACATCGCAACAACCCAGGTCTATACGCACGTCGCCCTGGGCCGGCTGAAACAGGTCCATGCGCTGCACCACCCGCGAGGCCGGCGACGCTCGTCCTCCTCGCACGAGGAGGCGGCATGACCTGCCCGGCTCGAGACCTCGCCACGCGCTTCCTGCACATGCTCGCAAACGAGCGGGGCGCCAGCGAACACACCGTGCGCGCCTACACGCGCGAGACTTCCGCATTCGCCGAATACCTTTGCGCGACTCTCGGTGACAGCGTCGACCTCCGCACGGTCCAGCACATCCACATCCGCGCGTACCTCGCCGTCCTCTACGACCGCGGCCTCACGCGCAGCTCAGCCGCGCGTGCCCTCGCCGCCATCCGGTCCTGGTTCAAGTGGATGGCGCAGCAGGGCATCGTCGAGCAGAACGCCGCCAGCCTGGTCCGCACTCCAAAACTGCCGAAGCATCTGCCGCGCGTACCCTCCAGCGAGGATGTGAACCGCGTCCTCGACGGCATGGAGCAGGCCACCGCGCGCGCAGCAAAGCCCGGTACACCCCGGCCCGCTCCCGGCGCGGCCCGCTGGCCCGAACGCGACCGCGCCATTTGGGAGTTGCTGTACGGCTGCGGCATCCGCAACTCCGAACTCGTCGGCATCAACCTTGCCGACCTCCACTGGTCCAACGACGCGATCCTGGTACGCGGCAAGGGCCGCAAGGAACGCTACGTTCCGCTCGGCGATGCTGCTGCCGAGGCCGTCCGCGACTACCTTGTCGCGCGCGCCGACCGCCTGACCAAAGCGGGCAAGGGGAAACTCCTGCACGAGGGCCCGCTGCTCATTAACGCGACGGCACGTGGCGCGGCACGCCTCACCACCCGCTCCGTGGGCCGCATCGTCAAAGCCATCGCCATCGACCGCGGCCTATCGGCAGACGTTCATCCGCACACGCTTCGCCACGCCTTCGGCACTCACATGCTGGAGGAGGGTGCCGACCTCCGCGCCATCCAGGAACTGCTCGGCCACGAGCGCCTGTCCACCACGCAGCGGTACACCCAGCTCACCAGCAACCAGATTCAGCAGGTGTACGACAACACTCACCCGCGCGCCTGATTTCCACGACCGCACGGGGAAACCTTAGCGCGATATACTAAGGTGTCGCGCATTGGCTGCGCTGGCGCGCGTCCGTCGCTGCGCTC contains:
- a CDS encoding tyrosine recombinase; the protein is MSASQRAGQTAASGNAETVREYLTCLRVERGLRPLTCESYAKDLEQFSEFLESRHRLLLTAQHEDVAGWMEHLRTHDRTDRSIARKLSCLRGLYKWALLDRRITHDPTLHVEAPSTWKVLPKALSQPDMASLLSVAEVNANHPAASSLVLRDHAILEVLYAGGLRVGEIVSLRVEDLQLDSGRAHVRGKGDKERIVPLGTKAIVSLRIYLERGRPTLVGRGVQRALFLSHTGRPLTNAWVWRIVKRHNSTASPHKLRHSCATHMVEHGADLRTVQTLLGHADIATTQVYTHVALGRLKQVHALHHPRGRRRSSSSHEEAA
- a CDS encoding tyrosine recombinase XerC; its protein translation is MTCPARDLATRFLHMLANERGASEHTVRAYTRETSAFAEYLCATLGDSVDLRTVQHIHIRAYLAVLYDRGLTRSSAARALAAIRSWFKWMAQQGIVEQNAASLVRTPKLPKHLPRVPSSEDVNRVLDGMEQATARAAKPGTPRPAPGAARWPERDRAIWELLYGCGIRNSELVGINLADLHWSNDAILVRGKGRKERYVPLGDAAAEAVRDYLVARADRLTKAGKGKLLHEGPLLINATARGAARLTTRSVGRIVKAIAIDRGLSADVHPHTLRHAFGTHMLEEGADLRAIQELLGHERLSTTQRYTQLTSNQIQQVYDNTHPRA